The following coding sequences are from one Ochotona princeps isolate mOchPri1 chromosome 8, mOchPri1.hap1, whole genome shotgun sequence window:
- the GPAT2 gene encoding glycerol-3-phosphate acyltransferase 2, mitochondrial, with protein sequence MDTMLETRAPIQQRSSHHGHEGSLWSSGFGMKLEAVTPFLGKYRPFVGRCCQTCTPKSWESLFHRSIMDLGFCNVILVKEENTRFRGWLVRRLCYFLWALEQHIPPCQDVPQKILRSTGVQNLFLGRAPAGAGEGQVPDLVKKDVQRILDHIQAPPRPFLLRLFSWALLWLLNRLFLNVQLHKGQMKMVHKAAQAGPPLVFLSTHKSLLDGLLLPFVLLSQGLGVLRVAWDPRTCSPTLRALLKNLGGLFLPPEANLSLDSSEGVLARVVVRAAMEQLLVSGQPLLIFLEEPPGILGPRLSALGQAWLGLVMQTVQLGLVSDATLVPVAISYDLVPDVPCGSDHASAPLGLWTVVLAVLQSLCSCWGSRGRVCIRVHLAQPFSLQEYTINARSCWSSRQTLEQLLQPIVLGQCTVVPDTEKEQEWTPVTAPLLALKEEDQHLVRRLSHHILNAGVASSAVMSTAIMATLLLFKHQKGVVLSQLLGEFSWLTEETLLRGFDVGFSGQLRCLVQHTLSLLRAHVALLRVHQGDLLVVPRPGPGLTHLARLSTQLLPAFLSEAVGACAVRGLLAGRVPPEGPWELQGIELLSQKELYRQILLLLHLLPQDLLLLQPCQSSYCYCQEVLDRLIQCGLLVAEETPGSRPACDTGRQRLSGKLLWRPSGDFTDSDSDDFEEAEGRYFRLSQQSRCPDFFLFLCRLLSPLLKVFALAAVFLHQGQLPDTESGYTEQLFQFLQATAQEEGIFECVDHRLAMSAIWTFRDLGVLQQTPGPTGPVLHLAPKFECRDNQDKLEQFIRQFLCS encoded by the exons ATGGATACCATGTTGGAAACCAGAGCCCCAATCCAGCAGAGGAGCAGCCACCATGGCCACGAG GGCAGCCTGTGGTCATCAGGCTTTGGGATGAAGCTAGAGGCCGTTACCCCATTCCTGGGGAAGTACCGCCCCTTTGTGGGTCGCTGCTGCCAGACCTGTACACCTAAGAGTTGG GAGTCCCTCTTCCACAGAAGCATCATGGACCTGGGCTTCTGCAACGTGATCCTGGTGAAGGAGGAGAACACCAG GTTCCGGGGCTGGCTGGTCCGGAGGCTCTGCTATTTCCTGTGGGCCTTGGAGCAGCATATTCCACCCTGCCAGGATGTCCCGCAGAAGATCCTGAGAAGCACTGG GGTGCAGAACCTGTTCTTGGGGAGGGCCCCCGCAGGGGCTGGGGAAGGCCAGGTGCCCGACCTGGTGAAGAAAGATGTGCAGCGTATCCTGGATCACATCCAGGCTCCGCCCCGCCCTTTCCTTCTCAG GCTGTTCAGCTGGGCGCTGCTGTGGCTCCTGAACCGCCTCTTCCTGAATGTGCAGCTGCACAAGGGCCAGATGAAGATGGTCCACAAGGCAGCACAGGCG GGCCCGCCACTCGTATTCCTCTCTACGCACAAGTCACTCCTGGATGGGCTCCTGCTGCCATTCGTTCTGCTCTCCCAGGGGCTGGGCGTGCTCCGTGTGGCGTGGGATCCCCGGACCTGCTCCCCAACCCTTCG AGCTCTGCTGAAGAACCTTGGGGGGCTTTTCCTGCCCCCAGAAGCCAACCTCTCCCTGGACAGCTCTGAGGGGGTCCTGGCAAGAGTTGTGGTGCGTGCA GCCATGGAGCAGCTGCTGGTCAGCGGGCAGCCCTTGCTCATCTTCCTGGAAGAGCCCCCTGGAATCCTGGGGCCACGACTGTCAGCCCTTGGCCAAGCCTGGCTAGGACTGGTTATGCAGACCGTCCAGCTGGGCCTTGTCTCAGATGCCACACTGGTGCCAGTAGCCATCAGCTACGACCTGGTTCCAGATGTACCATGTGGCAGTGACCAC GCCTCAGCCCCCTTGGGGCTGTGGACCGTGGTTCTGGCTGTCCTGCAGAGCCTGTGTAGCTGCTGGGGCAGCCGTGGCCGGGTCTGCATCCGAgtacacctggcccagcccttctcCCTGCAA GAATACACCATCAATGCAAGAAGCtgctggagcagcaggcagaCCCTGGAGCAACTGCTGCAGCCCATTGTGTTGGGCCAATG CACCGTGGTCCCAGACACTGAGAAGGAGCAGGAATGGACCCCGGTCACCGCACCTCTCTTGGCCCTCAAGGAAGAGGACCAGCACCTGGTCAGGAGACTGAGCCATCACATCCTGAATG CTGGCGTGGCAAGCTCTGCAGTGATGAGCACGGCCATCATGGCGACGCTGCTGCTCTTCAAGCACCAGAAG GGTGTGGTCCTGTCGCAGCTCCTGGGGGAGTTCTCCTGGCTCACAGAGGAGACACTGCTGCGGGGCTTCGACGTGGGGTTCTCTGGGCAGCTGCGGTGCCTGGTGCAGCACACGCTGAGCCTGCTGCGGGCGCATGTGGCCCTGCTGCGTGTCCACCAGGGGGACCTGCTGGTGGTACCCCGGCCCGGCCCAGGCCTCACACACCTGGCACGTCTGAGTACCCAGCTGCTGCCCGCCTTCCTGAGCGAGGCTGTGGGTG CCTGTGCTGTGCGAGGGCTGCTGGCAGGCAGGGTGCCGCCAGAGGGGCCCTGGGAGCTGCAAGGCATAGAGCTCCTGAGCCAGAAAGAGCTGTACCGCCAAATCCTGCTGCTGTTGCACCTGCTGCCACaagacctgctgctgctgcag ccctgccagtcTTCCTACTGCTACTGCCAGGAGGTGCTGGACCGCCTGATCCAGTGTGGGCTCCTGGTTGCTGAGGAG ACCCCAGGTTCCCGGCCAGCCTGTGACACAGGGCGCCAGCGTTTGAGTGGCAAGCTACTGTGGAGACCAAGTGGCGACTTTACAGACAGTGACAGTGATGACTTTGAGGAGGCTGAGGGCCGGTACTTCAGG CTCAGCCAGCAGTCTCGCTGCCCtgacttcttcctcttcctctgccgCCTGCTCAGCCCGCTGCTCAAAGTCTTTGCATTGGCTGCAGTCTTCCTGCACCAGGGCCAGCTGCCTGACACGG AGTCGGGCTACACGGAGCAGCTGTTTCAGTTCCTGCAGGCCACTGCCCAGGAAGAAGGGATCTTTG AGTGTGTGGACCATAGGCTTGCCATGAGTGCCATCTGGACTTTCAGAGACCTGGGG gtgctgcAACAGACACCTGGTCCCACAGGCCCCGTGCTCCACCTGGCCCCTAAGTTTGAATGCCGAGACAATCAGGACAAGCTGGAACAGTTCATCCGGCAGTTCCTCTGCAGCTAG